A stretch of Prunus dulcis chromosome 6, ALMONDv2, whole genome shotgun sequence DNA encodes these proteins:
- the LOC117631282 gene encoding ubiquitin-activating enzyme E1 1-like isoform X1 encodes MLKIGFKFGFFMVASAPILLGLAFRTYFGGGDANSRFSIIFLVLSLVVSVIMAFSGVFRSLLHYMLPRKRPSEGVVVEEEEDAIVSKNNSTSSSSAAASSVKKHRIGHFVAESTVNSNSLISNNHGIVERDVPIMALGHSNPSDIDEDLHSRQLAVYGRETMRRLFASNVLISGIQGLGAEIAKNLILAGVKSVMLHDEGNVELWDLSSNFVFSEDDVGKNRALVAVQKLQELNNAVVVHTLTTKLAEEQLADFQAVVFTDISLEKAIEFNDYCHNHQPPIAFIKTEARGLFGSVFCDFGPEFTVFDVDGEDPHTGIIASISNDNPALVSCVDDERLEFQDGDLVVFSEVHGMTELNDGKPRKIKNARAYSFSLEEDTTGFGTYEKGGIVTQVKQPKVLNFKPLREALNDPGDFLFSDFSKFDRPPLIHLAFQALDKFVSESGCFPIPGSEEDAQKLISIASNINEKLGDGRLEDINPKLLRHFAFGAKAVLNPMAAMFGGIVGQEVVKACSGKFHPLFQFFYFDSVESLPTEPLQPSDLKPLNSRYDAQISVFGSKLQKKLEDSKVFLVGSGALGCELLKNLALMGVSCSNHGKLTVTDDDVIEKSNLSRQFLFRDWNIGQAKSTVAASAAASINPRLNVEALQNRVGPETENVFDDTFWENLSVVINALDNVNARLYVDQRCLYFQKALLESGTLGAKCNTQMVIPHLTENYGASRDPPEKQAPMCTVHSFPHNIDHCLTWARSEFEGLLEKTPAEVNAYLSKPSEYVTTMRNAGDAQARDTLERVLECLDRERCETFQDCIGWARLKFEDYFSNRVKQLIYTFPEDATTSTGAPFWSAPKRFPHPLQFSAADPGHLHFVIAAAILRAETFGIPIPDWVRNTTKVAEAVEKVEVSEFQPKKDAKIVTDDEATNLTPQSLDDAQVINELIKKLEHCREKLPPGFRMKPIQFEKDDDTNYHMDLIAGLANMRARNYSIPEVDKLKAKFIAGRIIPAIATTTAMATGLVCLELYKVLDGGHKLEDYRNTFANLALPLFSMAEPVPPKVIKHRDMSWTIWDRWILRGNPTLRELIQWLKDKGLKAYSISFESCLLYNTMFSRHQDRMDRKMVDLVREVAGAELPLYRRHFDVVVACEDEEDNDIDIPLISIYFR; translated from the exons ATGCTGAAGATAGGGTTCAAGTTTGGATTTTTCATGGTAGCTTCGGCGCCGATCCTTCTCGGATTGGCGTTTCGAACCTACTTCGGCGGCGGTGACGCCAATTCGCGTTTCTCGAttatttttctggttttgAGTTTGGTCGTTTCCGTGATCATGGCGTTTTCTGGCGTTTTCCGCAGCTTACTGCACTATATGCTTCCAAGAAAGAGACCTAGCGAAGGAGTGGttgtagaagaagaagaagacgccATTGTGAGCAAGAACAACAGCACCAGCTCTAGCTCAGCCGCAGCATCGTCTGTTAAGAAGCATCGGATCGGCCACTTCGTCGCCGAATCGACTGTCAACAGCAACAGCCTCATCAGCAACAACCACGGCATAGTTGAAAGGGACGTGCCAATCATGGCTTTGGGCCATTCCAACCCCTCCGATATCGACGAGGATCTGCACAGCCGGCAGCTCGCGGTCTATGGCCGCGAGACTATGCGGAGGCTCTTTGCGTCGAATGTCCTCATCTCGGGGATTCAAGGCCTCGGCGCTGAGATTG CAAAGAACCTCATTCTTGCTGGTGTCAAGTCTGTGATGTTGCATGATGAAGGGAACGTGGAGCTATGGGATTTATCCagtaattttgtattttctgagGATGATGTTGGCAAGAACAGAGCACTTGTTGCTGTTCAAAAGTTGCAGGAACTCAACAATGCTGTGGTTGTTCATACCTTGACAACCAAATTGGCCGAAGAACAGCTTGCTGATTTCCAG GCTGTTGTATTCACTGACATCAGTCTTGAGAAAGCCATTGAATTCAATGATTATTGTCATAATCATCAACCTCCAATTGCCTTCATTAAAACCGAAGCTAGAGGCCTCTTTGGTTCTGTGTTCTGTGACTTTGGACCTGAGTTCACTGTTTTTGATGTTGATGGGGAGGATCCACACACTGGTATTATTGCATCCATAAGCAATGACAACCCTGCTCTAGTGTCATGTGTTGACGATGAAAGACTTGAGTTTCAGGATGGGGATCTTGTTGTGTTCTCAGAAGTTCATGGAATGACAGAACTAAATGATGGAAAGCCAAGGAAGATAAAGAATGCTAGGGCTTATTCATTTTCTCTCGAGGAGGATACCACGGGTTTTGGTACCTATGAGAAGGGGGGTATTGTCACACAGGTGAAGCAGCCCAAAGTCTTGAACTTTAAGCCGCTGAGAGAAGCACTCAATGATCCTGGCGATTTTCTTTTCAGTGATTTCTCCAAGTTTGATCGTCCACCTCTCATACACTTGGCATTTCAAGCGCTGGACAAATTCGTGTCAGAGTCGGGGTGCTTCCCTATTCCTGGTTCAGAAGAGGATGCTCAGAAGCTTATATCTATTGCTAGTAACATTAATGAGAAACTGGGAGATGGGAGACTggaagatattaatccaaaACTTTTGCGGCACTTTGCTTTCGGTGCAAAGGCGGTACTAAACCCCATGGCTGCCATGTTTGGTGGTATTGTGGGTCAAGAGGTTGTAAAAGCTTGCTCTGGGAAGTTTCATCCACTCTTCCAG TTCTTCTACTTTGACTCAGTAGAATCACTTCCTACAGAGCCACTGCAGCCCAGTGATTTGAAACCATTAAATAGCCGTTATGATGCACagatttcagtttttgggTCTAAGCTACAGAAGAAACTGGAAGATTCCAAAGTATTTCTTGTTGGATCAGGGGCACTAGGATGtgagttattaaaaaatttggccCTGATGGGAGTTTCATGTAGCAACCATGGGAAGCTAACAGTCACTGATGATGATGTAATTGAGAAGAGTAACCTCAGTAGGCAGTTCCTCTTCCGTGATTGGAACATTGGGCAGGCCAAATCAACAGTTGCTGCTTCTGCGGCTGCATCAATAAATCCGCGTCTTAATGTTGAAGCCTTGCAGAATAGAGTTGGCCCTGAAACTGAGAATGTGTTTGATGATACCTTCTGGGAGAATTTAAGTGTTGTTATTAATGCGCTAGACAATGTCAATGCGAGGCTGTATGTTGATCAGAGGTGCTTATATTTTCAGAAAGCACTTCTTGAGTCGGGTACTCTTGGCGCAAAATGCAACACTCAGATGGTTATTCCTCACCTAACAGAAAACTATGGTGCATCAAGGGACCCGCCGGAGAAACAAGCACCCATGTGCACTGTGCACTCATTTCCCCACAACATTGACCACTGCTTGACATGGGCTCGATCTGAGTTTGAGGGTTTGCTTGAGAAAACTCCAGCTGAAGTGAATGCATATTTATCCAAGCCAAGTGAATATGTCACTACCATGAGGAATGCTGGCGACGCACAGGCCAGGGATACCTTGGAGCGTGTTCTTGAGTGCCTTGATAGAGAAAGATGTGAGACATTCCAAGATTGCATTGGCTGGGCACGCCTGAA GTTTGAAGATTATTTTTCCAACCGCGTGAAACAACTTATTTATACTTTTCCTGAAGATGCAACAACTAGTACTGGGGCTCCATTCTGGTCCGCCCCTAAGCGATTCCCCCATCCACTGCAGTTCTCAGCTGCTGATCCTGGTCACCTTCATTTTGTTATAGCAGCTGCCATACTAAGGGCAGAGACATTTGGGATTCCAATCCCTGATTGGGTTAGAAACACTACGAAGGTGGCTGAAGCTGTTGAGAAAGTGGAAGTCTCAGAATTTCAGCCTAAGAAAGATGCGAAAATAGTTACTGATGATGAGGCTACCAATTTAACTCCTCAATCATTAGATGATGCACAGGTCATTAATGAATTGATTAAGAAGTTAGAGCATTGTCGAGAGAAACTCCCACCAGGGTTCAGAATGAAACCAATTCAATTTGAGAAg GATGATGATACAAATTACCATATGGATCTGATAGCCGGGCTTGCCAATATGCGGGCTAGGAATTACAGCATTCCTGAGGTTGACAAGCTGAAAGCCAAGTTTATTGCCGGTAGAATTATCCCTGCAATTGCAACCACCACAGCAATGGCCACAGGACTTGTGTGCTTGGAGCTTTACAAGGTTTTGGATGGAGGCCACAAGCTAGAAGACTATAGAAACACATTTGCAAATCTAGCTCTACCTTTGTTCTCCATGGCCGAGCCAGTTCCACCCAAGGTCATCAAGCACCGTGACATGAGCTGGACCATCTGGGATAGGTGGATCCTGAGAGGCAATCCAACTCTGAGGGAACTTATTCAGTGGCTAAAGGACAAAGGACTGAAGGCTTATAGCATCTCATTTGAAAGTTGCCTGCTTTATAATACCATGTTTTCTCGACACCAAGATCGAATGGACAGGAAGATGGTTGATCTGGTTAGGGAAGTGGCAGGGGCGGAACTGCCTCTTTATCGTCGCCACTTTGATGTTGTTGTGGCTTGTGAGGATGAAGAGGATAACGATATTGACATCCCTCTGATATCCATTTACTTCCGTTAG
- the LOC117631282 gene encoding ubiquitin-activating enzyme E1 1-like isoform X2 → MLPRKRPSEGVVVEEEEDAIVSKNNSTSSSSAAASSVKKHRIGHFVAESTVNSNSLISNNHGIVERDVPIMALGHSNPSDIDEDLHSRQLAVYGRETMRRLFASNVLISGIQGLGAEIAKNLILAGVKSVMLHDEGNVELWDLSSNFVFSEDDVGKNRALVAVQKLQELNNAVVVHTLTTKLAEEQLADFQAVVFTDISLEKAIEFNDYCHNHQPPIAFIKTEARGLFGSVFCDFGPEFTVFDVDGEDPHTGIIASISNDNPALVSCVDDERLEFQDGDLVVFSEVHGMTELNDGKPRKIKNARAYSFSLEEDTTGFGTYEKGGIVTQVKQPKVLNFKPLREALNDPGDFLFSDFSKFDRPPLIHLAFQALDKFVSESGCFPIPGSEEDAQKLISIASNINEKLGDGRLEDINPKLLRHFAFGAKAVLNPMAAMFGGIVGQEVVKACSGKFHPLFQFFYFDSVESLPTEPLQPSDLKPLNSRYDAQISVFGSKLQKKLEDSKVFLVGSGALGCELLKNLALMGVSCSNHGKLTVTDDDVIEKSNLSRQFLFRDWNIGQAKSTVAASAAASINPRLNVEALQNRVGPETENVFDDTFWENLSVVINALDNVNARLYVDQRCLYFQKALLESGTLGAKCNTQMVIPHLTENYGASRDPPEKQAPMCTVHSFPHNIDHCLTWARSEFEGLLEKTPAEVNAYLSKPSEYVTTMRNAGDAQARDTLERVLECLDRERCETFQDCIGWARLKFEDYFSNRVKQLIYTFPEDATTSTGAPFWSAPKRFPHPLQFSAADPGHLHFVIAAAILRAETFGIPIPDWVRNTTKVAEAVEKVEVSEFQPKKDAKIVTDDEATNLTPQSLDDAQVINELIKKLEHCREKLPPGFRMKPIQFEKDDDTNYHMDLIAGLANMRARNYSIPEVDKLKAKFIAGRIIPAIATTTAMATGLVCLELYKVLDGGHKLEDYRNTFANLALPLFSMAEPVPPKVIKHRDMSWTIWDRWILRGNPTLRELIQWLKDKGLKAYSISFESCLLYNTMFSRHQDRMDRKMVDLVREVAGAELPLYRRHFDVVVACEDEEDNDIDIPLISIYFR, encoded by the exons ATGCTTCCAAGAAAGAGACCTAGCGAAGGAGTGGttgtagaagaagaagaagacgccATTGTGAGCAAGAACAACAGCACCAGCTCTAGCTCAGCCGCAGCATCGTCTGTTAAGAAGCATCGGATCGGCCACTTCGTCGCCGAATCGACTGTCAACAGCAACAGCCTCATCAGCAACAACCACGGCATAGTTGAAAGGGACGTGCCAATCATGGCTTTGGGCCATTCCAACCCCTCCGATATCGACGAGGATCTGCACAGCCGGCAGCTCGCGGTCTATGGCCGCGAGACTATGCGGAGGCTCTTTGCGTCGAATGTCCTCATCTCGGGGATTCAAGGCCTCGGCGCTGAGATTG CAAAGAACCTCATTCTTGCTGGTGTCAAGTCTGTGATGTTGCATGATGAAGGGAACGTGGAGCTATGGGATTTATCCagtaattttgtattttctgagGATGATGTTGGCAAGAACAGAGCACTTGTTGCTGTTCAAAAGTTGCAGGAACTCAACAATGCTGTGGTTGTTCATACCTTGACAACCAAATTGGCCGAAGAACAGCTTGCTGATTTCCAG GCTGTTGTATTCACTGACATCAGTCTTGAGAAAGCCATTGAATTCAATGATTATTGTCATAATCATCAACCTCCAATTGCCTTCATTAAAACCGAAGCTAGAGGCCTCTTTGGTTCTGTGTTCTGTGACTTTGGACCTGAGTTCACTGTTTTTGATGTTGATGGGGAGGATCCACACACTGGTATTATTGCATCCATAAGCAATGACAACCCTGCTCTAGTGTCATGTGTTGACGATGAAAGACTTGAGTTTCAGGATGGGGATCTTGTTGTGTTCTCAGAAGTTCATGGAATGACAGAACTAAATGATGGAAAGCCAAGGAAGATAAAGAATGCTAGGGCTTATTCATTTTCTCTCGAGGAGGATACCACGGGTTTTGGTACCTATGAGAAGGGGGGTATTGTCACACAGGTGAAGCAGCCCAAAGTCTTGAACTTTAAGCCGCTGAGAGAAGCACTCAATGATCCTGGCGATTTTCTTTTCAGTGATTTCTCCAAGTTTGATCGTCCACCTCTCATACACTTGGCATTTCAAGCGCTGGACAAATTCGTGTCAGAGTCGGGGTGCTTCCCTATTCCTGGTTCAGAAGAGGATGCTCAGAAGCTTATATCTATTGCTAGTAACATTAATGAGAAACTGGGAGATGGGAGACTggaagatattaatccaaaACTTTTGCGGCACTTTGCTTTCGGTGCAAAGGCGGTACTAAACCCCATGGCTGCCATGTTTGGTGGTATTGTGGGTCAAGAGGTTGTAAAAGCTTGCTCTGGGAAGTTTCATCCACTCTTCCAG TTCTTCTACTTTGACTCAGTAGAATCACTTCCTACAGAGCCACTGCAGCCCAGTGATTTGAAACCATTAAATAGCCGTTATGATGCACagatttcagtttttgggTCTAAGCTACAGAAGAAACTGGAAGATTCCAAAGTATTTCTTGTTGGATCAGGGGCACTAGGATGtgagttattaaaaaatttggccCTGATGGGAGTTTCATGTAGCAACCATGGGAAGCTAACAGTCACTGATGATGATGTAATTGAGAAGAGTAACCTCAGTAGGCAGTTCCTCTTCCGTGATTGGAACATTGGGCAGGCCAAATCAACAGTTGCTGCTTCTGCGGCTGCATCAATAAATCCGCGTCTTAATGTTGAAGCCTTGCAGAATAGAGTTGGCCCTGAAACTGAGAATGTGTTTGATGATACCTTCTGGGAGAATTTAAGTGTTGTTATTAATGCGCTAGACAATGTCAATGCGAGGCTGTATGTTGATCAGAGGTGCTTATATTTTCAGAAAGCACTTCTTGAGTCGGGTACTCTTGGCGCAAAATGCAACACTCAGATGGTTATTCCTCACCTAACAGAAAACTATGGTGCATCAAGGGACCCGCCGGAGAAACAAGCACCCATGTGCACTGTGCACTCATTTCCCCACAACATTGACCACTGCTTGACATGGGCTCGATCTGAGTTTGAGGGTTTGCTTGAGAAAACTCCAGCTGAAGTGAATGCATATTTATCCAAGCCAAGTGAATATGTCACTACCATGAGGAATGCTGGCGACGCACAGGCCAGGGATACCTTGGAGCGTGTTCTTGAGTGCCTTGATAGAGAAAGATGTGAGACATTCCAAGATTGCATTGGCTGGGCACGCCTGAA GTTTGAAGATTATTTTTCCAACCGCGTGAAACAACTTATTTATACTTTTCCTGAAGATGCAACAACTAGTACTGGGGCTCCATTCTGGTCCGCCCCTAAGCGATTCCCCCATCCACTGCAGTTCTCAGCTGCTGATCCTGGTCACCTTCATTTTGTTATAGCAGCTGCCATACTAAGGGCAGAGACATTTGGGATTCCAATCCCTGATTGGGTTAGAAACACTACGAAGGTGGCTGAAGCTGTTGAGAAAGTGGAAGTCTCAGAATTTCAGCCTAAGAAAGATGCGAAAATAGTTACTGATGATGAGGCTACCAATTTAACTCCTCAATCATTAGATGATGCACAGGTCATTAATGAATTGATTAAGAAGTTAGAGCATTGTCGAGAGAAACTCCCACCAGGGTTCAGAATGAAACCAATTCAATTTGAGAAg GATGATGATACAAATTACCATATGGATCTGATAGCCGGGCTTGCCAATATGCGGGCTAGGAATTACAGCATTCCTGAGGTTGACAAGCTGAAAGCCAAGTTTATTGCCGGTAGAATTATCCCTGCAATTGCAACCACCACAGCAATGGCCACAGGACTTGTGTGCTTGGAGCTTTACAAGGTTTTGGATGGAGGCCACAAGCTAGAAGACTATAGAAACACATTTGCAAATCTAGCTCTACCTTTGTTCTCCATGGCCGAGCCAGTTCCACCCAAGGTCATCAAGCACCGTGACATGAGCTGGACCATCTGGGATAGGTGGATCCTGAGAGGCAATCCAACTCTGAGGGAACTTATTCAGTGGCTAAAGGACAAAGGACTGAAGGCTTATAGCATCTCATTTGAAAGTTGCCTGCTTTATAATACCATGTTTTCTCGACACCAAGATCGAATGGACAGGAAGATGGTTGATCTGGTTAGGGAAGTGGCAGGGGCGGAACTGCCTCTTTATCGTCGCCACTTTGATGTTGTTGTGGCTTGTGAGGATGAAGAGGATAACGATATTGACATCCCTCTGATATCCATTTACTTCCGTTAG